One segment of Pseudophryne corroboree isolate aPseCor3 chromosome 10, aPseCor3.hap2, whole genome shotgun sequence DNA contains the following:
- the LOC134966231 gene encoding galactoside alpha-(1,2)-fucosyltransferase 2-like, translated as MELPNKKKMLLLGCIFVSIIVFSALYRLQLHIQFLSFSANIPLSFICPEKDNKPTEPVKYISESSTSDIVSKCKDYGIWTVKPDGRLGNHMGEYAALYALAKANRRQAFILTEMHNYLAPIFKITLPVLHYNVASRVPFQEYWIHDWMSEEYNHIEESFIKITGFPCSWTFFHHMRDEIRREFTIHDYLRDEANQVLEGLKGSRKNVTYIGVHVRRGDYVNVMPNVWKGVVADKGYLEKAMNYYRKKYDEPVFVVTSNGMNWCKANIDNSKGDVFFSGDGNESTPGKDFALLVGCNHTIMTIGTFGFWASYLVGGETIYLTNFTLPESEFLKLFHYDAAFLPQWIGIPADLSPLRHS; from the coding sequence ATGGAGTTGCCTAACAAGAAGAAGATGCTGCTATTGGGATGTATCTTTGTGTCGATCATCGTtttctctgcattgtacagactacaGCTCCATATACAATTTTTGAGTTTTTCTGCAAACATACCTTTATCTTTTATATGTCCTGAAAAAGACAACAAGCCTACTGAGCCAGTCAAGTACATCTCAGAATCCAGCACTAGTGATATAGTATCCAAATGCAAAGATTATGGAATTTGGACAGTGAAACCTGATGGGAGGTTAGGCAATCACATGggtgaatatgctgcactatatgccTTGGCCAAAGCAAATAGACGTCAAGCCTTCATACTTACAGAGATGCATAACTATTTAGCACCAATATTTAAGATCACTCTGCCAGTTTTACATTATAATGTTGCCAGCCGTGTCCCATTTCAAGAGTACTGGATACATGACTGGATGTCAGAAGAATATAATCACATTGAAGAAAGTTTTATAAAAATCACCGGTTTTCCTTGTTCATGGACGTTTTTTCATCATATGCGGGATGAAATCCGTAGGGAATTCACAATCCACGACTACCTTAGGGATGAAGCCAACCAAGTTTTAGAAGGGTTAAAAGGTTCCAGAAAAAATGTTACCTACATTGGGGTACATGTCCGGAGAGGAGACTATGTAAATGTCATGCCAAATGTTTGGAAGGGTGTGGTGGCAGACAAAGGCTATTTGGAAAAGGCTATGAATTATTACCGTAAAAAATATGACGAACCAGTTTTTGTTGTGACCAGCAATGGAATGAACTGGTGTAAGGCCAACATTGACAACTCCAAGGGAGATGTCTTCTTCTCAGGGGATGGCAATGAGTCAACACCTGGCAAAGATTTTGCACTTCTGGTTGGGTGTAACCACACAATCATGACAATCGGAACATTTGGTTTCTGGGCAAGTTACCTGGTTGGAGGGGAAACCATTTACCTCACGAACTTCACATTGCCAGAATCGGAATTCTTGAAACTTTTTCATTATGATGCAGCTTTCCTCCCACAATGGATTGGGATTCCTGCTGACCTTTCACCTCTCAGGCACTCGTAA